One part of the Marinobacter sp. MDS2 genome encodes these proteins:
- the pseB gene encoding UDP-N-acetylglucosamine 4,6-dehydratase (inverting) → MLQNSTILITGGTGSFGHKFIPMTLEKYNPKKIIILSRDEMKQWEMAKLYQNDDRLRFFIGDVRDKERLYRAMDGVDYVVHAAATKIVPTAEYNPFECIKTNIIGAMNLIDACIDKKVKGVVALSTDKASSPINLYGATKLASDKVFVAGNSYVGGHDTKFSVVRYGNVMGSRGSVIPFFMSIKEKGVLPITDPRMTRFMISLEQGVELVWHAFEDMVGGEIYVKKIPSMKVTDLARVVAPNAKHEVVGIRPGEKLHEQMIGAEDSYFTYEYPEHYKILPNINGWGTCKHRIKDGKKVQEGFVYASDNNAEWMTEEELQNWINSNYSEIGKI, encoded by the coding sequence ATGTTGCAAAATTCAACCATTCTAATCACCGGTGGCACTGGCTCCTTCGGCCACAAATTCATTCCCATGACGCTGGAAAAGTACAACCCCAAGAAAATCATTATTCTTTCTCGGGACGAGATGAAACAGTGGGAAATGGCCAAGCTGTACCAAAATGATGACCGCTTGCGGTTTTTCATTGGAGACGTCCGCGACAAAGAACGTCTCTATCGCGCAATGGATGGTGTCGATTACGTAGTCCATGCTGCAGCTACGAAGATTGTACCTACCGCGGAGTACAATCCGTTTGAGTGCATCAAAACCAACATCATCGGGGCTATGAACCTGATTGATGCCTGCATTGACAAGAAGGTTAAAGGCGTAGTGGCGCTCTCAACTGATAAGGCCAGCAGCCCTATTAACTTGTACGGCGCCACAAAACTTGCTTCGGACAAAGTGTTTGTAGCCGGAAACTCATACGTAGGCGGTCATGACACTAAGTTTTCCGTGGTGCGTTACGGCAATGTGATGGGTTCCCGAGGCTCCGTTATTCCGTTCTTTATGTCCATCAAAGAGAAGGGTGTTCTACCCATCACAGACCCTCGTATGACCCGCTTCATGATTAGTTTAGAGCAGGGCGTAGAGTTGGTTTGGCATGCGTTTGAGGATATGGTTGGTGGTGAGATTTATGTGAAGAAAATCCCGTCCATGAAGGTGACCGATCTAGCCCGCGTGGTGGCGCCCAATGCGAAGCATGAAGTGGTGGGTATTCGCCCAGGCGAGAAGCTTCACGAGCAGATGATTGGTGCGGAAGATTCCTACTTCACCTACGAATACCCGGAACACTATAAGATTTTGCCTAATATTAATGGCTGGGGCACTTGCAAACACAGGATTAAAGATGGCAAGAAGGTCCAAGAAGGTTTTGTTTATGCCAGTGACAACAATGCTGAGTGGATGACGGAAGAAGAGCTACAGAATTGGATTAACTCCAATTACAGTGAAATCGGTAAAATCTGA
- the sbcB gene encoding exodeoxyribonuclease I — translation MIRSFYWHDYETFGVDPLHDRPSQFAGVRTDADLNVIEDPLVIYCKPTDDYLPSPEACLITGITPQKALEDGFPEAEFIAQINEAFSQPGTCVVGYNSLRFDDEVTRNTLYRNLRDPYAREWQNGNSRWDIIDMVRLTYALRPEGINWPRKEDGSPSFRLEELTAANGIAHEAAHDAMSDVWATIAVAKLIKEKQPKLFDFVLKNKDKHAARQMLDTATMKPVFHISAKFPASRGCCALVAPLAEHPTNKNQVIVYDLREDPTELINATPKQIQERVFTSQAELGEGVARFPLKGIQVNKCPVLAPANMLSTLSKERLAELELDGDVLRANLAKLRNAPDLPARIAKAFDRSFEGSDLTDPDEQLYAGGFISNADRERLKDLIAQPVETLGEQEVRFDDERLNEMLFRYRARNYPNTLSGEEMERWETFRTERLMNPKKGWRSLEAYGLELQRLASDPELTSRNQQILEDLHLYGESLIPYM, via the coding sequence TTGATCCGCTCTTTTTACTGGCACGATTACGAAACCTTCGGTGTAGACCCGCTGCATGACCGGCCCTCCCAGTTTGCCGGGGTTCGCACCGATGCGGATTTGAATGTGATCGAAGACCCGTTGGTGATTTACTGCAAACCAACGGACGACTACCTGCCTTCCCCTGAAGCTTGCTTGATTACCGGCATCACCCCGCAAAAAGCTTTGGAAGATGGCTTCCCCGAGGCGGAATTCATCGCGCAAATTAATGAAGCCTTCAGTCAGCCCGGCACCTGCGTAGTGGGGTATAACAGCCTGCGTTTTGATGACGAAGTCACCCGCAACACCCTTTACCGCAACCTGCGTGACCCCTACGCCCGAGAATGGCAGAACGGTAATTCCCGCTGGGACATCATCGACATGGTGCGGCTGACCTACGCCCTGCGCCCGGAAGGCATCAACTGGCCACGTAAGGAAGACGGCAGCCCCAGCTTCCGGTTGGAAGAACTCACGGCCGCCAACGGCATTGCCCACGAAGCGGCCCACGATGCCATGTCGGATGTTTGGGCGACCATTGCGGTAGCCAAGCTGATTAAAGAGAAGCAGCCTAAGCTGTTTGATTTTGTTCTCAAGAACAAAGACAAACACGCGGCGCGCCAGATGCTGGACACCGCCACTATGAAACCGGTGTTCCACATCTCCGCCAAATTCCCGGCCAGCCGCGGCTGTTGTGCGTTGGTGGCACCATTGGCGGAGCACCCCACCAATAAAAACCAGGTTATCGTTTACGATCTGCGCGAAGACCCAACAGAACTGATCAACGCCACGCCGAAGCAGATTCAGGAGCGAGTATTTACCTCCCAGGCCGAGCTGGGTGAGGGTGTAGCGCGCTTCCCCCTGAAAGGCATTCAGGTGAACAAGTGCCCGGTACTGGCCCCGGCTAACATGCTGTCTACGCTTTCCAAAGAACGCTTGGCGGAATTAGAGCTGGATGGTGACGTGCTGCGCGCCAATTTGGCCAAGCTGCGAAACGCCCCGGACTTGCCAGCACGCATTGCGAAAGCCTTCGACCGTAGCTTTGAAGGCAGTGACCTGACCGACCCCGACGAGCAACTCTACGCCGGTGGCTTTATCAGCAATGCTGACCGAGAGCGGCTGAAAGACCTGATCGCCCAACCGGTAGAAACATTAGGCGAGCAAGAGGTACGGTTTGATGATGAGCGTTTAAACGAGATGCTCTTCCGCTACCGCGCCCGGAATTATCCGAACACCCTGAGCGGCGAAGAAATGGAACGTTGGGAAACCTTCAGAACGGAGCGCCTGATGAATCCGAAAAAGGGCTGGCGCTCGCTGGAGGCCTACGGGCTCGAATTGCAGCGGCTGGCGAGTGATCCGGAGCTGACGTCTAGGAATCAGCAGATCTTGGAGGATTTGCATTTGTATGGAGAGTCTTTGATTCCTTATATGTAA
- the pseC gene encoding UDP-4-amino-4,6-dideoxy-N-acetyl-beta-L-altrosamine transaminase — MIPYGKQDINQADIDAVIDVLQSDFLTQGPQVPAFEAKVAGYVGAKYALAVNSATSALHIACLSLGLGKGDWFWTTPITFVASANCGLYCGAQVGFVDIDPRTYNLCPKALEAKLKAAKREGRLPKVLVAVHLCGQPCDMQAIHKLSLQYGFRIIEDASHAIGGKYQDEFLGSGRYSDITVFSFHPVKIVTTAEGGMAVTNCGELASRMNLLRSHGVTRDQSLMTHEPDGPWYYQQVDLGFNYRMTELQAALGISQMDRLDAFVARRHELARRYNRLLKDLPVTTPSQHPDSYSGLHLYVIRLQLDKITVSHRQVFEILREQGIGVNLHYIPVHTQPYYKAMGFKAEDFPESMAYYGEAISLPMFQGMTDEQQDEVLSALTSALDAGGKV; from the coding sequence ATGATTCCTTACGGTAAGCAGGACATCAACCAGGCAGACATTGATGCCGTGATTGATGTGCTGCAGTCTGACTTCCTGACGCAAGGGCCGCAGGTCCCAGCCTTCGAGGCCAAGGTTGCCGGCTACGTGGGTGCAAAGTATGCACTGGCGGTAAATAGCGCCACCTCGGCATTGCACATTGCGTGTTTGTCTTTAGGATTGGGCAAGGGCGATTGGTTTTGGACCACGCCAATTACTTTCGTGGCCTCTGCTAACTGCGGCTTGTATTGCGGAGCTCAAGTAGGTTTTGTCGATATAGACCCACGTACCTACAACCTGTGCCCCAAAGCGTTAGAGGCAAAGCTTAAAGCGGCTAAGCGTGAAGGCCGCCTGCCAAAAGTGCTGGTGGCGGTACATCTGTGTGGCCAGCCCTGCGATATGCAAGCCATCCACAAGCTAAGCCTACAATACGGTTTTCGGATCATTGAGGATGCTTCCCACGCCATCGGCGGCAAGTATCAGGATGAGTTTTTAGGCAGCGGCCGCTACAGCGACATAACGGTGTTTAGCTTCCACCCCGTGAAAATTGTCACCACGGCGGAAGGGGGCATGGCTGTCACGAACTGCGGTGAGCTGGCTAGCCGCATGAACCTCCTGCGTAGCCACGGGGTAACCCGGGATCAGAGTTTGATGACCCACGAACCGGATGGGCCCTGGTACTATCAGCAGGTGGATCTGGGCTTTAATTACCGGATGACAGAGCTGCAAGCGGCACTTGGTATCAGCCAAATGGATCGACTGGATGCTTTTGTGGCGCGCCGGCACGAGTTGGCAAGGCGTTACAACCGGTTGTTGAAGGATCTGCCCGTGACCACACCCTCGCAGCATCCTGATAGTTATTCAGGCCTGCACCTGTATGTGATCCGCCTCCAACTAGACAAAATTACGGTCAGTCACCGGCAGGTTTTTGAAATTCTGAGGGAACAGGGCATTGGAGTGAATCTGCATTATATTCCGGTGCACACACAGCCGTATTACAAGGCGATGGGCTTCAAGGCGGAAGATTTCCCGGAGTCGATGGCCTATTACGGTGAGGCTATCAGCTTACCGATGTTTCAGGGCATGACGGATGAGCAGCAAGATGAAGTACTGAGTGCTTTGACGTCGGCGCTGGACGCTGGAGGTAAGGTATGA
- the pseF gene encoding pseudaminic acid cytidylyltransferase: protein MMRLAIIPARGGSKRIPRKNIKEFCGKPMIAWSIEAARESGCFDHIIVSTDDPEIAAVAEEYGAKVPFTRPPELADDHTATRPVINHAIQEVSRLWGMPEYVCCLYATSPFMLAEDLKQAFTKLRDSNADFVFSAGRFPYPIKRGFRVNDLGRVERLWPEHRYTRSQDLEETYHDAGQFYWGKTNAFLNLGDPMSEAGVAYVLPGTRVHDIDTQEDWAVAELLFRALEQR from the coding sequence ATGATGCGGCTTGCAATTATTCCCGCCCGCGGTGGCAGTAAACGCATACCGCGTAAGAATATTAAAGAGTTCTGCGGCAAGCCCATGATTGCTTGGTCGATTGAAGCTGCCCGCGAGTCGGGGTGTTTTGATCATATTATTGTCTCGACGGATGACCCGGAGATTGCGGCAGTTGCTGAGGAGTATGGAGCCAAAGTCCCGTTTACCAGGCCTCCGGAACTGGCCGATGATCACACTGCAACACGGCCAGTGATCAACCATGCCATTCAGGAAGTCTCCCGGCTTTGGGGAATGCCTGAATACGTATGTTGTCTCTATGCAACATCACCATTCATGCTGGCCGAGGACCTGAAACAGGCCTTTACCAAACTCAGAGACAGCAACGCCGATTTTGTCTTTTCCGCCGGTCGGTTTCCGTATCCGATAAAGCGGGGCTTTCGGGTTAATGACTTAGGCCGGGTTGAACGCCTCTGGCCAGAGCATCGATATACAAGGTCTCAGGATCTGGAAGAAACCTATCATGATGCAGGGCAGTTCTATTGGGGAAAAACCAATGCCTTCCTGAACCTTGGAGACCCGATGTCTGAGGCAGGGGTTGCATACGTGCTTCCGGGAACCCGTGTCCACGATATTGATACCCAGGAAGACTGGGCTGTCGCCGAGCTCTTGTTCAGGGCTCTAGAGCAGCGATGA
- a CDS encoding ketoacyl-ACP synthase III: MIGIKNVASFIPEDALDNLQRVEEFGETSDFIVKKIGALKLPRKGEAEETSDLVVKAIEQLLRSSDGLASSSIDALVVVTQNGDGEGLPHTSAIVQAKMGLPKSVAAFDVSLGCSGYVYGLHVLKGFMESAGLKNGVLVTADPYSKIVDPADKNTSLLFGDAATATWLGESPSWLIGPALFGTDGEGEDALKTSGACLTMNGRQVFDFAAKNVAPNIKALLAKAKMAESQVDAFCIHQGSYAIVDVISRRFKENRHRFVRDIENTGNTVSSSIPLLIEKHVLKSDCKTIVISGFGVGFSWGTGLLTRNEN; the protein is encoded by the coding sequence ATGATCGGAATCAAGAATGTAGCGTCCTTTATCCCAGAAGATGCGTTGGACAACCTTCAGAGAGTGGAGGAGTTCGGTGAAACATCAGATTTCATCGTAAAGAAAATCGGTGCCTTAAAACTACCTCGGAAAGGCGAAGCGGAAGAGACGTCTGATTTGGTAGTCAAAGCGATCGAGCAGCTGCTTAGGAGTTCGGATGGGCTCGCATCGTCTTCAATTGACGCATTGGTAGTTGTGACGCAGAACGGTGATGGTGAAGGTTTGCCACACACTTCCGCTATCGTTCAGGCCAAGATGGGGCTGCCCAAAAGCGTCGCCGCCTTCGATGTGTCTCTTGGGTGCTCCGGTTACGTCTATGGTTTGCATGTACTTAAAGGATTCATGGAATCCGCAGGATTAAAGAATGGTGTACTGGTAACTGCAGACCCTTACTCAAAAATTGTTGATCCTGCTGATAAGAACACCTCGCTCCTATTTGGGGATGCAGCGACCGCCACCTGGTTAGGCGAGTCGCCTTCGTGGCTGATAGGCCCCGCCCTCTTCGGTACCGATGGAGAGGGAGAGGACGCACTCAAAACAAGTGGGGCATGCCTGACCATGAACGGTCGGCAGGTTTTCGACTTTGCAGCGAAAAACGTTGCCCCGAATATCAAAGCACTACTGGCCAAAGCCAAAATGGCTGAAAGCCAGGTTGATGCGTTCTGCATTCACCAGGGTAGCTATGCCATTGTTGATGTGATCTCCCGGCGATTTAAGGAAAACCGGCATCGATTCGTTCGGGATATTGAAAACACGGGCAACACGGTTTCTTCTAGCATTCCATTACTGATAGAAAAGCACGTGCTTAAATCAGACTGTAAGACCATTGTCATCAGTGGGTTTGGAGTTGGGTTCTCCTGGGGAACAGGCTTGCTTACTAGAAACGAAAATTGA
- a CDS encoding motility associated factor glycosyltransferase family protein — protein MSVNDEDIAAPFLRRKQKNLLYFQRYRPEIFGFFANYEPRHCELSITPGRDDVDLVDRGRSVYRHLAREYSQAEVQQFINNNLPEKPMNTVPPLYLEVNESARFASKYVRESLVKSRLTPSTFKGYYRGTVLPSVVFLGCGLGYHIDSLTAQMEVIDAVVFEPDPDRFYLTLFSVDWEEICARFREKGRSISFCIATRHDEENIRRVLGAKLAEIVPLYPYLTSYYNHLANVDLYRIAKDLENDLPVVGANWGNYDFELRGFRNVFHNLRMGGGQVKPYQLDESQVPVAIVGSGPSLDARIDGLKANRGKMIVISAGTGLRALLSHGIRPDFHVELDADYMIYEMLKDIEEQYGLKGITLLCTISVNPLVPPLFERYQFYLSNEYYIPAFLGLNADAIPGCSPTCTNAALALAFAFGFRNLFLFGTDYGYQDKSQHHSRFSVYGQESRTDFASRFQKETARGTEARPKFETQGVNGTTIITQGDYFTAKRAVENFLLDRKNQRLNFSVRNCSDGALIEGAEWLSPEELGKLLEPETVALARELEALEACFKGMPTFDTQQLFGDVAKEVAERAREFLLVLKSSRLRGRKDLIVVCNEVRDHLNRVGPGSDRQSPVVIQLMGWQILKGTVQRFLQTGLCHGLAHEDKDLQPFLDHWVATFKSFLEKLPMHFSSVILSNQPPEDDPWVTTRLMNAEPSLPEFGG, from the coding sequence ATGTCTGTTAACGATGAAGATATTGCCGCGCCGTTCTTAAGACGTAAGCAAAAAAATCTACTGTACTTTCAGAGATACCGTCCTGAGATTTTCGGGTTTTTTGCTAACTACGAACCGCGTCATTGCGAGCTAAGCATCACGCCAGGTAGAGATGACGTTGATCTTGTTGATCGCGGGCGGTCTGTTTATCGGCATCTCGCGCGAGAATATTCTCAGGCAGAAGTGCAGCAATTTATAAATAACAATTTGCCTGAAAAACCTATGAATACTGTTCCGCCTTTGTACCTAGAGGTGAATGAGAGCGCACGGTTTGCTTCTAAATATGTGCGGGAGAGCTTGGTAAAGAGTCGACTGACTCCGTCTACATTCAAAGGCTATTATCGAGGCACTGTATTGCCATCGGTCGTATTTCTGGGGTGCGGTCTTGGGTATCACATAGACAGCCTGACGGCCCAAATGGAAGTGATTGATGCCGTTGTTTTTGAGCCTGACCCTGACCGTTTTTATTTGACGTTATTCTCGGTCGATTGGGAAGAGATTTGTGCTCGTTTCCGAGAAAAAGGGCGGTCTATCTCTTTTTGTATAGCGACTAGGCACGATGAAGAAAATATTAGACGAGTGCTTGGTGCCAAACTTGCTGAAATCGTACCGCTTTACCCTTATTTGACTAGCTACTACAACCACTTAGCCAATGTCGATTTGTATCGAATCGCCAAGGATTTGGAAAACGATTTGCCGGTTGTGGGTGCAAACTGGGGTAACTACGATTTTGAGCTGAGAGGCTTTCGGAATGTGTTTCATAACTTGAGAATGGGAGGGGGGCAGGTTAAACCCTATCAATTAGATGAATCGCAGGTACCAGTCGCGATAGTTGGTAGTGGGCCGTCGCTTGATGCGCGTATCGACGGGCTGAAAGCGAATAGGGGAAAAATGATCGTCATTAGCGCAGGCACTGGTCTTCGGGCGCTTCTTAGTCATGGCATCCGGCCGGACTTCCATGTCGAGCTGGATGCCGATTATATGATCTATGAGATGCTTAAAGATATTGAGGAGCAATACGGCCTGAAAGGTATCACCCTGCTATGTACGATCAGTGTAAATCCACTTGTTCCTCCCTTGTTTGAGCGCTATCAGTTTTATCTCTCCAATGAGTACTACATTCCCGCGTTTTTGGGGCTGAACGCAGACGCCATTCCTGGCTGCTCCCCAACTTGCACCAATGCGGCGCTTGCGCTGGCGTTTGCCTTCGGATTTCGAAATTTATTTTTGTTCGGAACAGACTATGGGTATCAGGATAAGTCGCAGCATCACTCGCGATTTTCTGTGTATGGACAGGAGTCCCGAACCGACTTCGCTTCTCGGTTCCAGAAAGAAACGGCGAGAGGCACGGAAGCTCGGCCAAAATTTGAAACTCAAGGTGTTAACGGAACCACGATAATAACCCAAGGAGATTACTTTACGGCTAAGCGGGCTGTGGAAAATTTTTTGCTCGACCGTAAGAACCAAAGGCTTAACTTTTCGGTGCGGAATTGTTCGGATGGAGCTCTAATCGAAGGGGCAGAGTGGCTGTCACCTGAGGAGCTAGGTAAGCTCCTCGAGCCTGAGACGGTAGCTCTAGCCCGAGAGCTGGAAGCGTTAGAAGCTTGCTTTAAAGGTATGCCAACGTTTGATACACAACAGTTATTCGGGGATGTTGCTAAAGAGGTTGCGGAGAGGGCCCGAGAATTTTTGTTAGTACTAAAAAGTAGTCGGCTTCGGGGGCGTAAGGATCTCATTGTTGTGTGTAACGAGGTTCGAGATCACCTCAATAGAGTCGGGCCAGGCAGTGATCGGCAATCTCCCGTTGTTATCCAGTTGATGGGCTGGCAAATCCTGAAGGGAACAGTTCAACGCTTTCTGCAGACCGGGCTTTGTCATGGGCTAGCGCACGAAGACAAGGACTTGCAACCCTTTTTAGATCATTGGGTCGCGACGTTTAAATCCTTTCTTGAAAAACTGCCCATGCATTTTTCGTCAGTTATCTTATCTAATCAGCCTCCTGAGGACGATCCTTGGGTGACAACTCGGCTTATGAATGCAGAACCCAGTCTGCCGGAGTTTGGGGGATAA
- the pseI gene encoding pseudaminic acid synthase, whose protein sequence is MTQRNALIVAELSANHGNDLGLALETVDAFASAGADAIKVQTFRPESLCMNIDNDYFGPRKSGLWKGKTLWDIYSEGSLPYDWHWKIQEACQKRGIEFFSSPFDLEAVDFLSSMNVSRYKIASMEINDLPLIRKAASQGKPIIISTGLGGIPDIQKAVDACFEVGNTDVTLLKCTSSYPAPLNAANLRTIPDMVRRFGVSVGVSDHTLGFIVPVASVVLGASLVEKHVVLDKKQETLDAAFSLDPSEFSEMVRQVRAAEETMGEVSYDVADEDKLRRRSLFTSVSFTKGQAVTEDDLRSVRPGHGAEPDSISWFIGKRAKLDISAGTPARPEDFE, encoded by the coding sequence ATGACGCAGCGAAATGCTCTGATTGTGGCGGAACTTTCCGCCAATCACGGAAATGACCTTGGGCTGGCTCTCGAAACCGTCGATGCATTCGCATCGGCGGGTGCCGACGCGATTAAGGTGCAGACATTCCGTCCAGAGTCCCTGTGTATGAACATAGACAATGACTACTTTGGCCCAAGAAAATCCGGACTCTGGAAAGGTAAAACTCTTTGGGATATCTACAGCGAAGGTTCTCTTCCCTATGATTGGCATTGGAAGATACAAGAGGCCTGCCAAAAACGAGGAATTGAGTTTTTTTCTTCCCCGTTCGATCTTGAGGCCGTTGATTTTTTGAGCTCCATGAATGTGAGCCGCTATAAAATCGCCTCTATGGAGATCAATGACCTACCTTTGATCAGAAAAGCAGCCTCGCAAGGTAAGCCGATCATAATCTCAACCGGGCTTGGTGGCATTCCGGATATACAGAAAGCTGTGGATGCATGCTTTGAAGTGGGTAACACAGACGTGACCCTCCTGAAATGTACGTCCAGTTACCCAGCCCCTCTTAACGCTGCGAACCTGAGAACCATTCCAGATATGGTTCGGCGATTTGGTGTTTCGGTTGGTGTTTCGGACCATACCCTAGGTTTCATCGTGCCCGTCGCTTCTGTGGTATTGGGTGCAAGTCTTGTTGAAAAGCATGTGGTGCTTGATAAAAAACAGGAAACGTTGGATGCAGCGTTTTCTCTCGACCCCTCAGAGTTCTCGGAAATGGTGCGTCAGGTTCGCGCCGCCGAGGAGACTATGGGAGAGGTTTCGTACGACGTTGCAGATGAAGACAAGCTCCGAAGACGCTCGCTTTTTACCAGCGTGTCGTTTACGAAAGGGCAGGCAGTGACCGAGGATGACCTTCGCTCCGTTCGGCCTGGCCATGGCGCAGAGCCTGATTCTATAAGTTGGTTTATTGGTAAACGCGCAAAATTAGATATATCGGCTGGAACACCGGCTCGGCCTGAAGACTTTGAATAA
- the pseG gene encoding UDP-2,4-diacetamido-2,4,6-trideoxy-beta-L-altropyranose hydrolase, translating to MRQTPSETAFLPTLPAVAIRVDSGHKIGSGHVRRCLSLAAFLKRNGFGPVFICRDIPGANTHIIEQAGFELVLLPDDERFAFSVFSSTFSAADFENMVQDAERSADAFARQYPGVKIAWVVSDHMMIREPWQARFAAKTGCMVLAIDGQANTPHHADVLVDPQISENPAEKWAGLLPDTCVFYSGPSCLPLSQAFESARERASIRSGPVKRVLVCFGGTDIQDLVYRAVQTLVARADQTRSSVVEIDIAVPSDLPSLKRLEELVVGYSRCRTHVGLNDLSSLMLSADLAIGGGGIMLWERCLLGLPAIVVPLAENQEKPIERLEAKGAVISVGSPDEGYESGVEKALRHISQNPEALCTMSSAAFEVMSDWPQTDDWLNVMKGCNNE from the coding sequence ATGAGACAAACCCCTTCAGAGACAGCGTTTCTACCTACGCTACCTGCGGTTGCTATCCGCGTAGATAGCGGCCACAAGATTGGTTCTGGCCATGTGCGCCGCTGTTTGTCTCTGGCCGCTTTCCTTAAGAGAAACGGCTTTGGCCCTGTCTTTATCTGTCGGGATATCCCTGGAGCGAACACTCATATAATTGAACAAGCCGGTTTCGAACTGGTTCTGTTACCCGACGACGAACGTTTTGCTTTCAGCGTATTTAGCTCCACGTTTTCCGCAGCCGATTTCGAGAACATGGTGCAGGACGCCGAGCGGAGCGCAGATGCGTTTGCAAGGCAGTATCCGGGGGTGAAAATAGCATGGGTTGTATCCGATCACATGATGATCAGAGAACCCTGGCAGGCGCGATTTGCTGCCAAAACGGGGTGTATGGTTCTGGCGATAGACGGCCAGGCTAATACGCCCCACCACGCAGATGTTTTGGTTGATCCGCAGATTTCTGAAAACCCGGCGGAAAAGTGGGCTGGCCTGTTGCCCGATACTTGTGTTTTTTATAGCGGTCCATCCTGCCTGCCGTTGTCACAAGCTTTTGAATCAGCGCGGGAAAGAGCTTCAATCCGGTCAGGGCCTGTAAAAAGGGTTCTGGTGTGTTTTGGAGGCACCGACATTCAGGACCTCGTATACAGGGCGGTGCAGACCCTAGTCGCCCGAGCTGACCAGACGCGGTCTTCCGTCGTTGAGATCGATATTGCTGTGCCATCGGATCTTCCGTCTCTTAAGAGGTTGGAAGAACTGGTTGTGGGCTATTCCCGTTGTCGTACGCACGTTGGCTTGAACGATCTCTCGTCCTTGATGCTGTCGGCAGATCTGGCCATTGGAGGTGGTGGGATCATGCTGTGGGAGCGATGCTTGTTAGGGTTGCCAGCAATCGTCGTGCCGCTGGCTGAGAATCAGGAAAAACCAATAGAACGGCTTGAAGCAAAGGGAGCTGTGATTTCAGTTGGGTCGCCCGACGAGGGTTATGAATCCGGAGTTGAGAAGGCCTTGAGACACATTTCCCAGAATCCTGAGGCTTTATGCACTATGTCAAGCGCGGCGTTTGAAGTCATGTCAGACTGGCCTCAAACAGATGATTGGCTGAATGTTATGAAAGGCTGTAATAATGAGTGA
- a CDS encoding acyl carrier protein — translation MITEQQVKDAIIAAGIDVDVSTIGPQDDLGDHGIDSLDFFNLFLELEDVGGKKIPDEDIDKMNTIEAIIQFYAG, via the coding sequence ATGATTACCGAGCAACAAGTAAAAGACGCCATCATTGCCGCGGGAATTGACGTAGATGTCAGCACAATTGGACCCCAAGATGACTTGGGTGATCATGGCATTGATAGTCTAGACTTTTTCAACCTTTTCCTTGAGCTTGAGGATGTGGGTGGAAAGAAAATTCCAGATGAAGATATCGATAAAATGAACACTATTGAGGCAATCATCCAGTTCTATGCAGGCTGA
- a CDS encoding flagellin domain-containing protein — MALGINTNIASLNAQNQLSKSQGMANQAMERLSSGLRINSAKDDAAGLAISTRFDTQIRGLTVAQRNANDGISMVQTAEGGLDETVANLQRIRELAVQAANGSNTDDDRALLQAEVNQRVAEIGRISTDTQFNGLNVLDGSLGSAVSFQVGANAGQTIDIAFDSTMNATGLGISGISISSAGGASAALATIDGALSEVNAFRADLGAVQNRFESTINNLSTNLENLSASNSRILDADFAAESAKMAKANVLQQAGISVLAQANARPNQVLSLLQ; from the coding sequence ATGGCTCTCGGAATCAACACTAACATTGCCTCACTGAACGCTCAGAATCAGCTTTCGAAGTCGCAGGGTATGGCGAATCAGGCAATGGAGCGGTTGTCTTCAGGCTTGCGCATTAACTCGGCTAAAGACGATGCTGCAGGTTTGGCCATCTCTACACGTTTTGATACTCAGATCCGTGGCCTGACCGTTGCACAAAGAAATGCTAACGACGGTATTTCAATGGTTCAGACTGCAGAGGGCGGTCTCGACGAAACGGTTGCTAACCTCCAGCGTATCCGTGAGTTGGCTGTTCAGGCAGCTAACGGCTCTAACACCGATGACGATCGTGCTTTACTGCAGGCTGAGGTTAATCAGCGCGTAGCGGAGATTGGTCGTATATCCACTGATACCCAGTTTAATGGTTTGAATGTTTTGGATGGTAGTTTGGGGTCGGCAGTTTCGTTCCAGGTTGGTGCAAACGCCGGGCAAACCATTGATATTGCTTTCGATTCAACCATGAACGCTACTGGCCTAGGTATCAGTGGAATTTCGATTTCTTCTGCAGGTGGTGCGAGCGCTGCGTTGGCTACCATTGACGGTGCGCTCTCGGAAGTGAATGCATTTCGAGCTGATCTGGGTGCGGTACAAAACCGGTTTGAGAGCACAATCAACAACCTTTCGACAAACCTTGAGAATCTGAGCGCTTCAAACAGTCGAATTTTGGACGCCGACTTTGCCGCCGAGTCTGCCAAAATGGCCAAGGCCAACGTGTTGCAGCAGGCTGGCATCTCGGTACTGGCACAGGCAAACGCCCGTCCAAACCAGGTTCTGTCCCTGCTTCAGTAA